In one window of Caenimonas aquaedulcis DNA:
- a CDS encoding ExbD/TolR family protein, whose translation MAFGTQDETDEVMNEINMTPLVDVMLVLLIIFIITVPVMKHAVNIDLPRATAKPQDVKPQTIRLSVDAQGAYYWNEGRVQDKDLPGLLKAEAARDPQPELHIRGDKDVRYERVAQAMSAAQQAGLRKIGFITEPKPAN comes from the coding sequence ATGGCTTTCGGGACGCAGGACGAGACCGACGAGGTCATGAACGAGATCAACATGACGCCGCTCGTGGACGTCATGCTGGTGCTGCTGATCATCTTCATCATCACGGTGCCGGTGATGAAACACGCGGTGAACATCGACCTGCCGCGCGCGACGGCCAAACCCCAGGACGTGAAACCCCAGACCATCCGCCTGTCGGTCGATGCGCAGGGCGCGTATTACTGGAACGAGGGCCGCGTGCAGGACAAGGACCTGCCGGGCCTTCTGAAGGCGGAGGCGGCGCGCGATCCGCAGCCGGAGCTGCACATCCGCGGCGACAAGGACGTGCGCTATGAACGCGTGGCGCAGGCCATGTCGGCCGCGCAGCAGGCCGGACTGCGCAAGATCGGCTTCATCACCGAGCCGAAGCCGGCGAACTGA
- a CDS encoding MotA/TolQ/ExbB proton channel family protein yields MNSEFGLYNLWSQGDIVTRVVAILLLGMSLSTWIVLIVKALDLRKFAVQSRSTESFWHAADFADGLGKLGSDAGNPFRSLAMEGREATAHHHAQPQLHDALGASEWLTRSLRNSIDESTARLQSGLAVLASVGSTAPFIGLFGTVWGIYHALISISAAGQATIDKVAGPIGEALIMTALGLAVAIPAVLAYNALVRGNKAILNKLNRFAHDLHAYLLTGARVASGEDPKVVPMKRS; encoded by the coding sequence ATGAATTCCGAGTTCGGCCTTTACAACCTGTGGAGCCAAGGCGACATCGTCACCCGCGTGGTGGCCATCCTGCTGCTGGGCATGTCCCTCTCCACCTGGATCGTCCTCATCGTCAAGGCGCTGGACCTTCGCAAGTTCGCCGTCCAGTCGCGCTCCACCGAAAGCTTCTGGCACGCGGCGGACTTCGCGGACGGGCTCGGCAAACTGGGCAGCGACGCCGGCAACCCGTTCCGCTCACTGGCGATGGAAGGCCGCGAAGCCACCGCGCACCACCACGCGCAGCCCCAGCTCCACGATGCCTTGGGCGCCAGCGAATGGCTGACGCGCTCCCTGCGCAACTCCATCGACGAATCGACCGCCCGCCTGCAGTCCGGCCTGGCCGTGCTGGCGTCGGTGGGCTCGACCGCCCCGTTCATCGGCCTCTTCGGCACCGTGTGGGGCATCTATCACGCGCTGATTTCGATCAGCGCGGCGGGCCAGGCGACCATCGACAAGGTCGCCGGGCCGATCGGCGAGGCGCTGATCATGACGGCCCTCGGGCTCGCGGTCGCCATTCCGGCGGTGCTCGCCTACAACGCGCTCGTGCGCGGCAACAAGGCCATCCTGAACAAGCTCAACCGGTTCGCGCACGACCTCCACGCCTACCTGCTGACCGGCGCCCGCGTCGCGAGCGGCGAGGACCCGAAGGTCGTCCCGATGAAGCGGAGCTGA
- a CDS encoding Bax inhibitor-1 family protein, whose amino-acid sequence MNDQVQTIDSGYALPSTAERNRVLRNTYWLLALSLVPTVLGAWLGVATGIVSGLGGGIGLVVFLAGAFGFMFAIEKTKNSAAGVPVLLAFTFFMGLMLSRLLIAVLHFKNGSGLIMTAFGGTAGVFFVMATLSSVIKRDLSGMGKWLFVGALAILIGGIINVFVGSSTGMLVISVMAIGIFSAYMLYDLKRIVDGGETNYISATLALYLDIFNVFQSLLALLGIVGGDD is encoded by the coding sequence ATGAACGATCAAGTCCAGACCATCGACTCCGGCTATGCGCTGCCGTCCACGGCCGAGCGTAACCGCGTCCTGCGCAACACCTATTGGCTGCTCGCGCTCAGCCTGGTTCCCACCGTGCTCGGCGCCTGGCTCGGCGTGGCCACCGGCATCGTGTCGGGCCTCGGCGGCGGCATCGGCCTCGTCGTTTTCCTCGCGGGCGCCTTCGGCTTCATGTTCGCGATCGAAAAGACCAAGAACTCCGCCGCCGGCGTGCCCGTGCTGCTCGCCTTCACGTTCTTCATGGGTCTGATGCTGTCGCGCCTGCTCATCGCGGTGCTGCACTTCAAGAACGGCTCCGGCCTGATCATGACGGCGTTCGGCGGCACCGCCGGCGTCTTCTTCGTGATGGCCACGCTCTCCAGCGTGATCAAGCGCGACCTCTCCGGCATGGGCAAGTGGCTCTTCGTCGGCGCGCTCGCCATCCTGATCGGCGGCATCATCAACGTGTTCGTCGGCTCGTCCACCGGCATGCTGGTGATCAGCGTGATGGCAATCGGCATCTTCAGCGCCTACATGCTGTACGACCTGAAGCGCATCGTCGATGGCGGCGAGACCAACTACATCTCCGCGACGCTCGCGCTCTACCTGGACATCTTCAACGTGTTCCAGAGCCTGCTGGCACTGCTGGGGATCGTGGGCGGCGACGACTAG
- a CDS encoding GlcG/HbpS family heme-binding protein: MKTRSALELSDLKAIAAAAEAEALKNHWAVSIAIVDDGGHLLWLQRLDGAPPISAHIAPAKANTAAVGRRESKVYEDMINGGRVSFLSAPDLKGLLEGGVPIMKDGNCIGAVGVSGVKSTEDAQIARAGIAAIGL, encoded by the coding sequence ATGAAAACCCGTTCCGCCCTCGAACTGTCCGACCTGAAGGCCATCGCCGCCGCCGCCGAAGCCGAGGCGTTGAAGAACCACTGGGCGGTGAGCATCGCGATCGTCGACGACGGGGGCCACCTCCTCTGGCTGCAGCGCCTGGACGGCGCCCCGCCGATCTCCGCGCACATCGCCCCGGCGAAAGCCAACACGGCCGCCGTGGGGCGGCGCGAAAGCAAGGTCTACGAGGACATGATCAACGGCGGGCGCGTCTCGTTCCTGAGCGCCCCGGACCTGAAGGGCCTGCTCGAAGGCGGCGTTCCCATCATGAAGGACGGCAATTGCATCGGTGCCGTCGGCGTGAGCGGGGTCAAGTCGACCGAAGACGCGCAGATCGCCCGCGCCGGCATCGCGGCGATCGGCCTTTGA